One genomic window of Leptotrichia shahii includes the following:
- the nikA gene encoding nickel ABC transporter substrate-binding protein translates to MKKKKNFKFLLLLTGILLFVLSCGGNVRKNASKDEIIAANFRDIRDLNPHNYAGELYAQNILYEGLVTINKDGSIAPQLAEKWEISKDGREYTFHLRKNVVFSDAEKFDAKAVKANFDAIMENKDRHGWLESVRLFDGFETPDDYTFKIKLKEPYYPMLIELGSIRPFRFISPKAMKNGKSTKNGVDKYVGTGPYVLKSNKTDEEAVFEVNDKYWGTKPKIKRIRVKVIPEEQTRALALEKGDIDIVFGRDMIDSETFKKFKDKKGFSAMMSEPVATRMMLVNTTKGALADKNVRKALQHVLNKKEISEGIFEGTETPADTILAKTVPYANINVPVYNYSLDEAKKLLDAAGWTAGADGKRQKNGKPLIITLNYNADSVSEKAISEYFAQQLAKIGVELKTAGEEEQSYRDRMKKGDFDIVFNISWGVPYDPQSFLGGMRKPVYGDYAAQQGLSQKAQIDDSILKGLKTTSESERAELFKYVLTTLQDEAVYIPVTYETNRVIFNDRVKGVKFGTSLYEVPYYSMNLK, encoded by the coding sequence ATGAAAAAAAAGAAAAATTTTAAATTTTTATTATTGTTGACAGGAATTTTATTGTTTGTGCTGTCTTGTGGAGGAAATGTCAGAAAAAATGCCAGCAAGGACGAGATTATAGCAGCTAATTTCAGGGATATTCGTGACTTGAATCCGCATAATTATGCTGGGGAGCTGTATGCACAGAATATTTTATATGAAGGGCTTGTAACAATTAACAAGGATGGAAGCATTGCACCGCAGCTTGCTGAAAAATGGGAAATTTCAAAGGATGGACGTGAATATACGTTTCATCTGAGAAAAAATGTAGTATTCTCTGATGCAGAAAAATTTGATGCAAAGGCTGTAAAAGCTAACTTTGATGCAATTATGGAAAATAAGGATAGACATGGATGGCTTGAAAGTGTACGACTTTTTGATGGATTTGAAACGCCTGATGACTATACATTTAAAATAAAATTGAAGGAACCATATTATCCAATGCTAATTGAACTTGGTTCAATACGTCCATTCAGATTTATTTCACCCAAAGCTATGAAAAATGGGAAAAGTACAAAAAATGGAGTAGATAAATATGTTGGAACAGGACCTTATGTGCTAAAATCAAATAAAACTGATGAAGAAGCTGTTTTTGAAGTGAATGATAAGTATTGGGGAACAAAGCCAAAAATTAAGAGAATCCGTGTGAAAGTCATTCCTGAAGAGCAAACAAGAGCTTTGGCACTTGAAAAAGGGGATATTGATATTGTGTTTGGACGTGATATGATTGATAGTGAAACATTTAAGAAATTTAAAGATAAAAAAGGATTCTCGGCTATGATGTCTGAACCTGTAGCAACAAGAATGATGCTTGTGAATACAACAAAAGGTGCATTGGCTGATAAGAATGTACGTAAGGCTTTACAGCATGTATTGAATAAAAAAGAAATTTCTGAAGGAATCTTTGAAGGAACTGAAACACCTGCAGATACAATTCTTGCGAAAACAGTGCCTTATGCAAATATTAATGTTCCAGTTTACAATTATTCATTAGACGAAGCTAAAAAATTGCTAGATGCGGCAGGATGGACTGCAGGAGCTGATGGAAAAAGACAAAAAAATGGAAAGCCTTTAATAATTACATTAAATTATAATGCTGACAGTGTAAGTGAAAAGGCAATTTCAGAGTATTTTGCACAACAGCTGGCTAAAATTGGAGTAGAATTAAAAACGGCTGGGGAAGAAGAGCAGTCTTACAGAGATAGAATGAAAAAAGGTGATTTTGATATCGTATTCAATATTTCATGGGGAGTACCTTATGATCCGCAATCATTCCTAGGAGGTATGAGAAAACCTGTTTATGGAGATTATGCGGCACAGCAAGGATTATCTCAAAAGGCACAGATTGATGATTCAATTTTGAAAGGGTTAAAAACAACAAGTGAATCTGAAAGAGCCGAACTGTTTAAATACGTATTGACGACATTGCAAGATGAAGCTGTTTATATTCCAGTTACTTATGAAACAAACAGAGTAATCTTTAATGACAGAGTAAAAGGTGTTAAATTTGGTACATCACTGTATGAAGTGCCATATTATTCAATGAACTTGAAATAA
- the opp1B gene encoding nickel/cobalt ABC transporter permease: MKKYIIKRILISIPLIIGITFIAFCLINLIPSDPAEVALRVNDITPTDADIHRMRELLGLNRPFLLRYFDWLWKSLHFDFGISYVNTNRKVADEIARTLPVTLKLAGISLVMILSISIPIGVLCAVNKNSSFDRITRIIVFFGTAVPDYWLSLILLSIFALKLNIFPISGADSLLGYILPSFALSMSYISTYIRLIRTNMIETLEEDHIYYAKVRGLSKKSIIFKHALKNSIHSSLNALGMSIVKLVAGTFIIENIFVLPGIGRLCVQAIFGRDYPVIQAYILLMGILFVGCNLLVDIVNCYIDPRLAETEA; the protein is encoded by the coding sequence ATGAAAAAATACATAATAAAAAGAATTTTAATATCAATTCCTTTAATTATTGGAATTACTTTTATTGCATTTTGTCTTATAAATTTAATTCCATCAGATCCAGCAGAAGTGGCTCTGCGTGTAAATGATATTACTCCAACGGATGCAGATATTCACAGAATGCGTGAATTATTGGGATTAAATAGACCATTTTTATTGAGATATTTTGACTGGCTTTGGAAAAGTCTGCATTTTGATTTTGGAATTTCTTATGTGAATACGAATAGGAAAGTTGCAGATGAGATTGCGAGAACTTTACCAGTTACATTGAAATTGGCTGGGATTTCACTTGTTATGATACTGAGCATAAGCATTCCGATTGGAGTGCTTTGTGCTGTTAACAAGAATAGCTCTTTTGACAGAATTACGAGAATCATTGTGTTTTTTGGAACTGCTGTTCCAGATTACTGGCTATCATTAATTTTATTATCAATTTTTGCCTTGAAATTAAATATATTTCCAATAAGCGGGGCAGATTCACTTTTAGGATATATTTTACCTTCATTTGCGCTTAGTATGAGCTATATTTCGACATATATCCGATTAATTCGGACAAATATGATAGAAACTTTGGAAGAAGACCATATTTATTATGCAAAGGTGAGAGGACTTTCAAAAAAATCAATTATTTTTAAGCATGCTCTCAAAAATTCAATCCATTCTTCATTAAATGCACTTGGAATGAGTATTGTAAAACTGGTTGCAGGAACTTTTATAATTGAAAATATATTTGTGCTGCCTGGAATTGGAAGACTTTGTGTACAGGCGATATTTGGACGTGATTATCCAGTAATTCAGGCTTATATACTGCTTATGGGAATTTTGTTTGTTGGATGTAATTTACTGGTGGATATTGTGAACTGCTATATTGATCCAAGGCTTGCAGAAACGGAGGCTTAG
- the opp1C gene encoding nickel/cobalt ABC transporter permease, which translates to MLKKVLKDKVALVCLIILALIILMGIFAPFVSTYNPLEGSITQKFKSPSFEHLLGTDYMGRDTFTRLIYGVRTTLLLSIVTMIPTILIGLAVGLFAGYFRGIVDEVLMRFCDVMMSFPSQVMILAIIGALGIGIKNVIIANIAVKWMWYARMIRGNVIRQSDRNYILFSKTIGARTFYIFRKHIIPMIMPELIVLITLDMGWLILSISTLSFLGLGVQAPTPEWGAMLNEAKNVIGTKPEQMIAPGLAIVITVAAFNLLGDSFKDNK; encoded by the coding sequence ATGTTGAAAAAAGTATTAAAAGACAAAGTGGCACTAGTATGTTTAATTATTCTTGCATTAATCATACTTATGGGAATTTTTGCCCCATTTGTTTCTACATACAACCCGCTTGAAGGAAGTATTACTCAGAAATTTAAAAGTCCATCATTTGAGCATTTGCTAGGAACTGATTATATGGGACGTGATACGTTTACAAGGCTTATTTATGGTGTGAGAACGACTTTACTGCTTTCTATTGTTACAATGATTCCAACTATTCTGATTGGACTTGCTGTTGGATTGTTTGCAGGTTATTTTCGAGGAATTGTGGATGAAGTGCTTATGAGATTTTGTGATGTGATGATGTCGTTTCCGAGTCAAGTTATGATTTTAGCCATAATTGGAGCTTTAGGAATAGGAATAAAAAATGTTATTATTGCGAATATTGCTGTAAAATGGATGTGGTATGCAAGAATGATTCGTGGAAATGTAATTCGTCAAAGCGACAGAAATTACATACTTTTTTCAAAAACAATAGGAGCAAGAACATTTTATATTTTCAGAAAACATATTATCCCAATGATAATGCCGGAATTAATCGTGCTAATAACGCTAGATATGGGATGGTTGATTTTAAGCATCTCAACATTATCATTCTTAGGACTGGGAGTACAGGCACCGACACCCGAATGGGGAGCAATGCTTAATGAGGCAAAAAATGTAATCGGTACGAAACCTGAACAAATGATTGCTCCTGGACTTGCTATTGTAATTACAGTTGCAGCTTTTAATTTGTTAGGGGACAGTTTTAAGGATAATAAATAA
- a CDS encoding ABC transporter ATP-binding protein: MKILEVKNLEIKLRESNKEIIKNISFSMEENTCLGILGESGSGKSVTCKSILNILNKNFDVKGKIIFNGKNLLECKEEEMRKIRGKEICMILQNPMTSFDPLYTIENQMIETFLEHKNFSQQEAVNLAKESLEKMRLKDIDSILKKYPHELSGGMLQRIMIAIAIALKPKLIIADEPTTAIDSLNQKDIIEEFKILKNEINASILFVTHDLGILSYLADNLIVMQNGKIVERGTTSEIINNYKHEHTNFLIETRRALMKKFKEVAD; the protein is encoded by the coding sequence ATGAAAATATTGGAAGTAAAAAATCTGGAAATAAAGTTAAGAGAAAGTAACAAGGAAATAATAAAAAATATCAGCTTTTCAATGGAAGAAAATACTTGTCTTGGAATTCTTGGGGAAAGTGGAAGTGGAAAAAGTGTTACGTGCAAATCAATTTTAAATATTCTGAATAAAAATTTTGATGTAAAAGGGAAAATTATTTTTAATGGAAAAAATCTGCTTGAATGTAAGGAAGAAGAAATGAGAAAAATTCGTGGAAAGGAAATCTGCATGATTTTGCAAAATCCGATGACTTCATTTGATCCATTATACACAATAGAAAATCAGATGATTGAAACTTTTCTGGAACATAAGAATTTTTCACAGCAGGAAGCAGTAAATTTGGCAAAGGAGTCGCTTGAAAAGATGAGGCTAAAGGATATTGACAGTATTTTGAAAAAGTATCCGCATGAATTGAGCGGCGGAATGCTCCAAAGAATTATGATTGCAATAGCCATCGCACTAAAGCCAAAATTAATCATAGCCGATGAGCCGACGACAGCCATTGATTCACTTAACCAAAAGGATATTATCGAGGAATTTAAAATATTAAAAAATGAGATAAATGCATCAATTCTTTTTGTAACGCATGATTTGGGAATTTTATCATATTTGGCAGACAATCTGATTGTAATGCAAAATGGAAAAATTGTAGAAAGAGGTACAACTTCAGAAATTATAAATAATTATAAACATGAACATACTAATTTTTTAATTGAAACAAGACGGGCTTTGATGAAAAAATTTAAGGAAGTGGCTGATTAA